A single Lolium perenne isolate Kyuss_39 chromosome 6, Kyuss_2.0, whole genome shotgun sequence DNA region contains:
- the LOC139832451 gene encoding uncharacterized protein, which produces MASPTPPLPPSRPLWTAAEARAYADLSSSSTSTLHQNRQQNSQPPQLTPADTIADVSPFVPIVLDLSKHNFYHWRHLFHVHLDRCGLRDHIKLASTPRPTDPRWVKEDLTVIQWIYTRISTELFNLVSTYDATAAQLWAALQQPFQDNSNSRVNALHIELRTSTQGDSLVTVFCQRIKAIGDELWELDDPTAPSSTPFSLVSAINLRSKSPSSHC; this is translated from the coding sequence ATGGCTTCGCCCACTCCGCCGCTGCCGCCATCGCGTCCACTCTGGACCGCGGCCGAGGCGCGCGCCTACGCCGATCTATCTTCTTCCTCTACCTCTACTCTCCACCAAAATCGCCAACAAAATTCACAGCCCCCACAACTTACCCCAGCCGACACGATCGCCGACGTTTCTCCATTCGTCCCGATCGTCCTCGATCTCTCCAAGCATAACTTTTACCATTGGCGCCACCTCTTCCATGTTCATCTCGATCGCTGCGGCCTCCGCGATCACATCAAACTTGCCTCGACACCTCGGCCCACCGATCCACGCTGGGTCAAGGAGGACCTCACCGTCATCCAATGGATCTACACCAGGATCTCCACCGAGCTCTTCAACCTGGTCTCCACCTACGACGCCACGGCTGCCCAACTATGGGCCGCCCTTCAGCAGCCCTTTCAGGACAACTCCAACTCGCGTGTCAACGCTCTTCACATCGAGCTCCGCACCAGCACTCAAGGCGACTCCCTCGTCACTGTCTTCTGCCAACGCATCAAGGCCATCGGTGACGAACTTTGGGAACTCGATGATCCGACCGCACCCTCATCAACGCCCTTCTCATTGGTCTCGGCGATCAATTTGAGAAGCAAGTCGCCTTCATCCCACTGCTGA